The window ACCGACCTGTGCACCACCTTCGGCATCCGGCACTTCCGGTTCGTCGACGAGGCAATGCCACCCGACCTCCTCGATGCGCTGCTGCCCCTCATCGAACCTGAGCACATCGCCTTCGAGATCTACGCGATCGCCGAACGCCGCTTCACCGACACCGGCTTCGTGGCCCGGCTGGGGCGCTCCGGGTGCCGACAGGCTTACTTCGGGCTGGAGTCCGCCGACGAAGGCGCCCTGGTCGCCCTCGGCAAGAAGATCAACCAGCACCGCCACTACGGACGTATCTTCCAAAGCTGCGCCGCAGCCGGCATCCACGTCTACACCTACACCCTCTTCGGCTTCCCCGGCTCCTCCGACCTCGCCGAACAGCGCACAGTCGACTACCTCATCAACGAACCGGCCATCCACACGGCGACCATCTCCAGCTTCGTTGCCGTCACCGGCTCCCCCTTCGCCCTCGACAACGCCGAGCGCCTCACCCACAACCTGCGCATGACCGAGGACTTCGAAAGCGTCACGATCGGCCTGCACGGGCAGGACCTCGCCCTCAAAGCCAACAGCGCCGCCGCAGCAGCCGTCGGTGCAGTGTACGCGGCGCGACCCGACCTGGCCCTGTCGGCGATACTCAACGACGAGATGCGCTTCAGCCTCTCCGACCGCTTCGGCTCCGCCTTCGCTGCAGCAGCTGTCTCCTCAGGGCACCTGGACATCGACGCCATCACCCGGGAGGGCGACGAGACGATGAAACACGAACGCATCGCCCGCTCCCTCGACGTCTGAACGCCCCGCGCGCAGACGACCCTGGAACGCTGGCACCAGGTCCACGGCCTGCTCGAGTGCGCCCGCCGCCTGCAGTTGGCCCTGAACACCGTCAAACGCTACGCGCGAGCCGACCGGCCCGAGCGGATGCTCCGCGTCCCCAAGTACCGTGCCAGCCTCGTCGACCCCTACCGCGAGCACCTGCGCAAGCGCCGGGCCGAGGACCCCGCCGTCCCCGTCAAGCACCTCTTCGAAGAGATCAAGGCCCTCGGGTTCACCGGCTGCTTTAACCTCCTGCACAAGTACATCAACCAGGGCCGAATTGCGTGACTTGCAGGCCCAGGCCGATGCGAATGACCTGATCACCTGGGACCTCAGCGCCGACTCGACTGCGTGCCCACCAGCACGCCGCCGGGGCAAGGAAAAGGGGGATCTCCAGAAGGAGCCACCTGGTGGCGTCACCACAGAGCCGGACGATCACGGCCTCGGACGCACCCGGGGCGGGCTGACCACCAAGCTCCATCTCGCGGTCGAGCAGGGGCAGAAGCCCCTGTCCGTCGTAATCACCGCTGGTCAGCGCGGGGACTCGCTCCAGTTGGAACCGGTCTGGGAGAACATCCGGGTACCTCGCATCGGCCCGGGGCGCCCGCACAGGCGCCCGGACGAAGTCCGGGCGGACAAGGCCTACGGCTCCCGAAAGAACCGCGCCTACCTGCGCCGGTGCGGCATCCGCTGCACGATCCCCGAGAAGAAGGACCAGATCCGCAACCGCAAGAAGCTCGGCGCACGCGGCGGGCGACCGCCGAAGTTCGACAAGATCGACTATCGCGAACGCCACGCCGTGGAGTGTGGTATCAAACCGCCTCAAAAGGCACCGCGCGGCGGCCACGAGATACGACAAACTCGCCGTCCGCTACGAGGCGACCGTGCTGGTCGCAGCCATCAACGAGTGGCTGTGAAGCAGCACCTTCACGGAAACGAGAGCCACGATGACGACTACCTGTGGCCCAGCACGTTGACCACCCGGCCATTGGGGTCACGGACGAAGAACCGGCGCACTCCCCACTCCTCGTCCTGCAGCGGGTGCACGATCTCCGCGCCGCTGTCACGCATGATCGCGTAGGCCGCGTCCACATCGTCCACCTCGATGCTCATGTCGGGCGCGACCGGCGCAGTCTTGTCGCTGGTCATGACGCTGATCTGTGCCGCCGGGGTGGACGGAGAAGCCAGCGTCATGATCCAGCCGTGGTTCATGACCTCCTCAAGGCCCAGCAGGCCGTAGAAGTCCCTGCTCTCCCGCGCGGTATCGGACTGGATGTTGGGCACAACACGGCGAACGGCCATCGACGCCTCCAAGTGAGAGCAACCGGATCTCCGAGCCTCTACAGAAGTACTACGGCGCACCCGTCATGTCCTTCAGTCCGCCCGCCTCGGTGCCGAAGAAGCCACGGACCGCATCCACGACAAGTTCGGGCCCGGCCCGATCGGCCCCGCCGCCGCGTTTCACCGCGCCTCATGACACGTCGGCCGCTGCGGCGTATGAAGCCGGTCATTCGATTCGTGCGACGAAGGCGTTGGCTTCTTCCTACCCGGTTGCCAGTGGATGCCGCGGCCTCGTCGTCTTAGGGTCTGTGTAGCGAACGGTGGAACTCGGTCGGTTTTCTTCAGCGTCGTCCGGCGGTGAGCCGGCCGTCGAAGGTGATGTCGAATGCCTGGAGCGCGGCCTTCCAGCGCATGATCCAGCGCTTGCGTCCGGTGCCGGTCGGGTCCAGGCTCATGACGGCCAGGTAGACGCACTTGAGGGCGGCCTGGTCGGTGGGGAAGTGCCCCCGGGCCCGGACGGCCTTGCGGATCCGCGCGTTGATGCTCTCGATCGCGTTGGTGGTGCAGACGATCTTGCGGATCTCCACGTCGAACCGGAGGAAGGGCACGAACTCCGCCCAGGCCGCCTCCCAGAGCCGGACGATCGCCGGATACTTCCCGCCCCAGGCGTCGGTGAACTCCACGAACCGCTCCAGGGCGGCCTCCTCGGTCGGCGCAGTGTAGACGGGCCTGAGCGCCTTCGCGATCTTCTCCCAGTCCTGCCGGGCCGCGTAACGGAAGCTGTTCCTCAGCAGGTGAAGCCGTCAAGAAACAACCTGGTGGTTATCGGCGCCGACTGAGGTGAGCAGGTCGGCTGCGGTGGGGTGGCGGTGTCCGGCAGGGGCGATGTCGATGCGACGGTCGTCGAGGATCGGCAGGACGTCGCGGATCGCGTTCCACAGGGTGCTCTTGCAGACGCCGAATAGCTCGGCGAGAGCGTCGAGGCCGCAGACGCGGCGGCGGTAGAGGATCGTGGCGAGGATTCGGTCGCCGTCGGTGATCTTCTGCCGGAACACGCCGCCGCGGGTGCCCCGACGCCGGTTGCCGCCGCGCTGGCGGTGACGGCGTTCTTCGATCGCGGCGGCATAGGGCACGATCAGCTCTTCGAGCAGGGCATGCAGTGCCTCGCGGGACATGCCGGTCAGCGTCGGGTCTGTCAGCGCATGGCGGGTCGGTGTCGCGGGAGCGTGCTCGGCCGGGCCGCTGCCGGTGACCCAGGCGCGGAGATCCTCGGCGCGGGTGAAGTAGCGCACGACGGTGGGCGTGATGCTGATTTTCCGTTCGTCCAGCAGCTTCCGGGTGGCCTTGATGCCGAGGCCGATGGTGACTGGGTTCATCCCGAGCAGGTCGCCCAGCACCTTCTGCGGGCAGACCTGCCGCAGGTAGATGACAGTGAG of the Streptomyces sp. NBC_01788 genome contains:
- a CDS encoding VOC family protein, translated to MAVRRVVPNIQSDTARESRDFYGLLGLEEVMNHGWIMTLASPSTPAAQISVMTSDKTAPVAPDMSIEVDDVDAAYAIMRDSGAEIVHPLQDEEWGVRRFFVRDPNGRVVNVLGHR